In Blautia wexlerae DSM 19850, a single window of DNA contains:
- a CDS encoding TetR/AcrR family transcriptional regulator → MPNTTKAALEESLKRLLLKKPLDKITITDITTDCGISRMAFYYHFKDIYDLVEWSCVEDGTKALQGKKTSESWTEGLTQIFEAVLENKPFIMNVYRNVDRERIENYLFKLTYDLIVGVVEEKSKGLNITEEDKKFIADFYKYGFVGIILEWIREGMKENIEDLVRMMDLTLRDTVTTSIHNFQKNNMEK, encoded by the coding sequence ATGCCAAATACCACAAAAGCAGCTCTGGAAGAATCCCTGAAACGGCTTCTTCTGAAGAAACCTCTGGACAAGATCACGATAACAGATATTACCACGGACTGCGGGATAAGCCGCATGGCTTTCTACTATCATTTCAAGGATATTTATGATCTGGTTGAATGGTCCTGCGTGGAAGATGGGACAAAAGCCCTTCAGGGCAAAAAGACTTCTGAATCCTGGACAGAAGGGCTGACCCAGATATTTGAGGCAGTGCTGGAAAACAAACCGTTTATTATGAATGTTTACAGAAATGTGGACAGGGAGCGGATAGAAAATTATCTTTTTAAATTAACCTATGATCTGATCGTGGGTGTGGTGGAAGAAAAAAGCAAGGGTCTGAATATCACAGAAGAGGATAAAAAATTTATTGCAGACTTCTATAAATATGGTTTTGTGGGAATCATACTTGAGTGGATCAGGGAAGGGATGAAAGAAAATATTGAAGATCTGGTAAGAATGATGGATTTGACACTTCGCGATACAGTGACTACATCTATTCATAACTTTCAGAAAAATAATATGGAAAAATAA
- a CDS encoding NAD(P)/FAD-dependent oxidoreductase translates to MEKVIIIGAGPAGISAALYAVRGNLDPLVINNGIGALEKAEKIENYYGLEHPLSGQELYDTGIAQAKALGVRILDAQVLGVGGFDTFVVKTTEGEFETQSLILATGSKRAAPKIPGVKEFEGKGVSYCAICDAFFYRGKDVAVLGNGDFAMHEAKELSNTASTVTIYTNGEEPEFTSEENISVNTMKIQSVEGDDLVSGIRLAPDVQAEEIKAGAGQQANDFCPAEGVFIAMGTAGSTEIARQMGAELTEKGNIKVNENMETTIPGLYAAGDCTGGLLQVAKAVYEGAKAGINAGKYVRSLK, encoded by the coding sequence TTGGAAAAAGTGATAATCATAGGTGCCGGACCTGCAGGAATTTCCGCTGCGCTTTATGCAGTTCGTGGAAATCTGGATCCCCTGGTGATCAATAATGGGATCGGTGCTTTGGAAAAAGCAGAGAAAATAGAAAACTATTACGGACTGGAACATCCGCTGTCCGGTCAGGAATTATATGATACAGGAATCGCTCAGGCGAAAGCACTGGGCGTACGAATATTGGATGCACAGGTTCTGGGAGTCGGCGGGTTTGATACTTTTGTGGTAAAAACTACAGAAGGTGAATTCGAGACTCAGAGTCTGATTCTTGCAACAGGAAGTAAGCGCGCTGCACCGAAGATCCCGGGTGTTAAAGAATTTGAGGGAAAAGGTGTCAGCTACTGTGCAATCTGCGATGCTTTCTTTTACAGAGGCAAGGATGTAGCAGTTCTTGGAAACGGTGATTTCGCCATGCATGAAGCAAAGGAATTGTCTAATACTGCTTCTACAGTAACCATTTATACAAACGGTGAAGAACCGGAATTTACATCTGAAGAAAATATCAGTGTAAACACAATGAAGATCCAGTCTGTAGAGGGCGATGATCTGGTATCCGGAATCCGTCTTGCACCTGATGTGCAGGCAGAGGAAATAAAGGCAGGAGCAGGTCAGCAGGCAAATGATTTCTGTCCTGCAGAGGGTGTATTTATTGCAATGGGAACTGCAGGCAGTACTGAGATTGCCCGCCAGATGGGAGCTGAACTTACGGAAAAAGGAAACATTAAAGTTAACGAAAATATGGAAACAACCATCCCGGGACTCTATGCGGCAGGTGACTGTACAGGCGGACTTCTTCAAGTGGCGAAAGCTGTGTATGAGGGAGCAAAGGCAGGTATTAATGCAGGGAAGTATGTAAGATCTTTAAAATAA
- a CDS encoding tRNA (cytidine(34)-2'-O)-methyltransferase produces the protein MAKLNIVLHEPEIPANTGNIGRTCVATGTRLHLIEPLGFSLSEKALKRAGMDYWKDLDVTTYLDFEDFLEKNPGAKIYYATTKAPQTYTDVHYEEDCYIMFGKESAGIPEDILVNNQETCVRIPMIGDIRSLNLSNSVAIVLYEALRQNNFDHMNLEGHLRNYDWK, from the coding sequence ATGGCAAAATTAAATATTGTACTTCACGAGCCGGAGATTCCTGCAAACACAGGAAATATCGGCCGTACCTGTGTGGCAACAGGAACCAGACTCCATCTTATCGAGCCTCTGGGATTTTCCTTAAGTGAGAAAGCCTTAAAGAGAGCAGGAATGGATTACTGGAAAGATCTGGATGTAACTACATATCTGGACTTTGAGGACTTTCTGGAGAAGAATCCCGGGGCAAAAATTTACTATGCAACAACAAAAGCGCCTCAGACTTATACAGACGTTCATTATGAAGAAGACTGCTACATCATGTTTGGAAAAGAGAGTGCAGGGATCCCGGAGGATATTCTGGTCAATAATCAGGAAACCTGCGTAAGAATCCCTATGATCGGAGATATCCGTTCTCTGAATCTGAGCAATTCCGTAGCAATCGTTCTGTACGAAGCACTGCGCCAGAATAATTTTGACCACATGAATCTGGAAGGACACCTGAGAAACTACGACTGGAAATAA
- a CDS encoding glycoside hydrolase family 3 C-terminal domain-containing protein codes for MKDHRKERAEARKKAEKLVSQMTLLEKASQLKYDAAPVKRLGVPAYNYWNEALHGVARAGVATMFPQAIAMAAVFDDEEMKKVGDIIATEGRAKYNAYSAKEDRDIYKGLTFWSPNVNIFRDPRWGRGHETYGEDPYLTSRLGVKFVEGLQGDGPVMKAAACAKHYAVHSGPESLRHEFDAQASMKDMWETYLPAFEALVTEADVEAVMGAYNRTNGEPCCAHKYLMEDVLRGKWKFEGHYTSDCWAIRDFHEHHMVTSTPRQSAAMALNAGCDLNCGNTYLHMMGAYQDGLVTEEKITESAVRLLTTRYLLGLFDGSEYDKIPYSVVECKEHIDEALKMARKSCVLLKNDGVLPIDKTKVNTIGVIGPNANSRAALIGNYHGTSSEYITVLEGIREEAGDDVRILYSQGCDLYKDKVENLAWDQDRISEAVITAENSDVVILCVGLDETLEGEEGDTGNSDASGDKVDLHLPKVQEELIEKVTAVGKPTIVVLMAGSAIDLNYAQDNCNGILLAWYPGARGGRAIADLLFGKESPSGKLPITFYKDLEGMPEFTDYSMKNRTYRYMEKEALYPFGYGLTYSDTCVTEAEVVSEVSAESDIMLKATVKNNGTVDTDEVVQVYIKDLDSPLAVRNYSLCGFKRVSLKAGEEKTVEFTISNKAMNIVDEDGNRYIAGKHFRLFAGVSQPDTRSAELTGHKPAEVEIAL; via the coding sequence ATGAAAGATCACAGAAAAGAAAGAGCAGAAGCAAGAAAAAAAGCAGAAAAACTGGTATCACAGATGACGCTTCTGGAGAAGGCTTCCCAGTTAAAATACGATGCTGCTCCCGTGAAAAGACTGGGTGTTCCGGCATACAATTACTGGAATGAAGCACTGCATGGAGTGGCCAGAGCAGGTGTGGCAACCATGTTCCCACAGGCAATTGCGATGGCTGCAGTATTTGACGATGAAGAGATGAAAAAAGTTGGCGATATCATTGCAACTGAGGGAAGAGCAAAATACAATGCATATTCTGCAAAAGAAGACAGAGATATTTACAAGGGTCTTACTTTCTGGTCCCCCAATGTAAACATTTTCAGAGATCCGAGATGGGGCAGAGGGCATGAAACCTATGGTGAGGATCCATATCTGACGTCCAGACTTGGCGTGAAATTCGTAGAAGGACTTCAGGGTGACGGACCTGTAATGAAAGCGGCAGCATGTGCAAAGCATTATGCAGTGCACAGCGGTCCGGAATCGCTCAGACATGAATTTGATGCACAGGCAAGCATGAAGGATATGTGGGAAACATATCTTCCGGCTTTTGAAGCGCTTGTAACAGAAGCGGATGTTGAGGCTGTAATGGGTGCTTATAACAGGACAAACGGAGAACCCTGCTGTGCACATAAATATCTTATGGAAGATGTCCTGAGAGGAAAATGGAAATTCGAAGGTCATTATACTTCTGACTGCTGGGCAATCCGTGACTTCCATGAACATCACATGGTAACTTCTACGCCAAGACAGTCCGCTGCTATGGCATTAAATGCAGGCTGTGACCTGAATTGCGGTAATACATATCTTCATATGATGGGAGCTTATCAGGATGGACTGGTAACAGAAGAAAAAATCACAGAATCTGCAGTCAGACTGCTGACAACCAGATATCTGCTGGGCCTGTTTGACGGAAGTGAATATGATAAGATACCGTATAGTGTGGTAGAGTGCAAAGAGCACATTGATGAAGCTCTTAAGATGGCAAGAAAGAGCTGCGTACTTCTGAAGAATGATGGAGTTCTTCCGATTGATAAAACAAAAGTAAATACTATTGGTGTCATCGGCCCGAATGCAAATAGCCGTGCAGCTCTTATTGGAAATTATCATGGAACATCTTCAGAATATATTACTGTTCTTGAAGGAATCCGTGAAGAAGCAGGTGACGATGTAAGGATCCTTTACTCTCAGGGATGTGATTTATATAAAGACAAAGTTGAAAATCTGGCATGGGATCAGGACAGAATTTCTGAGGCAGTAATTACAGCGGAAAACAGCGATGTAGTCATACTCTGCGTAGGTCTTGATGAGACTCTGGAGGGAGAAGAAGGAGATACCGGAAACAGTGATGCATCCGGGGACAAAGTTGATCTTCATCTTCCGAAAGTACAGGAAGAACTGATCGAGAAAGTAACAGCAGTAGGAAAACCTACCATCGTAGTTCTGATGGCAGGAAGTGCGATTGACCTGAATTATGCGCAGGATAACTGTAATGGAATCCTTCTTGCATGGTATCCGGGAGCAAGAGGCGGACGTGCAATAGCAGATCTTCTCTTCGGAAAAGAATCTCCATCAGGAAAACTTCCGATAACCTTCTATAAAGACCTGGAAGGAATGCCGGAATTCACAGATTACTCTATGAAAAACAGAACTTACCGTTATATGGAAAAAGAGGCACTTTATCCATTTGGATACGGACTTACATACAGTGATACCTGCGTAACAGAAGCAGAGGTTGTCAGTGAAGTATCAGCAGAGTCCGATATCATGTTAAAAGCAACTGTTAAGAACAATGGAACAGTAGATACAGATGAAGTTGTTCAGGTGTATATCAAAGACCTTGATTCTCCGCTTGCAGTTCGTAACTACAGTCTCTGCGGATTTAAGAGAGTATCTCTGAAAGCGGGAGAAGAGAAAACTGTAGAATTTACAATTTCTAATAAAGCAATGAATATAGTTGATGAAGATGGAAATCGTTACATCGCAGGAAAACATTTCCGTTTATTTGCAGGAGTATCCCAGCCGGATACAAGAAGTGCAGAACTGACAGGACATAAGCCTGCTGAGGTAGAAATTGCACTTTAA
- a CDS encoding AIR synthase-related protein — translation MRLGQAAIEALRAEITGCLKPGDELVVACPVALKGTSVIAKNKKDKLAERFSAGFIQNCVSLRDDYGAGSIVWKIAQEADASALYAMGEGGFLSALWKMAEASEVGLEADFRKVPIRQETIEVCEIFDLNPYKLQADGAVLIGIRGGEALVQRLRNEGFMAEIIGQTNSGNDRLLYSGGSARYLERPAEDELQQLLKE, via the coding sequence ATGAGACTGGGACAGGCGGCAATAGAGGCTCTGAGGGCAGAAATAACCGGATGCCTGAAACCGGGAGATGAACTGGTGGTGGCATGTCCGGTGGCTCTGAAAGGAACCTCTGTAATAGCAAAAAATAAAAAGGACAAACTGGCAGAGAGATTCTCTGCCGGTTTTATTCAGAATTGCGTTTCACTTCGGGACGATTATGGAGCTGGCAGTATTGTCTGGAAAATTGCGCAGGAGGCAGATGCCAGCGCATTATATGCTATGGGTGAGGGCGGCTTTTTAAGTGCGCTCTGGAAGATGGCAGAAGCTTCAGAAGTAGGACTGGAAGCAGACTTCCGTAAGGTACCGATTCGTCAGGAGACCATAGAAGTGTGCGAGATTTTTGACCTGAATCCATATAAGCTTCAGGCAGATGGAGCAGTATTGATTGGAATCCGCGGAGGTGAAGCACTGGTACAGAGGCTTCGCAATGAAGGATTTATGGCAGAGATCATCGGACAGACAAACAGCGGTAATGACCGGCTTCTCTACAGTGGCGGCAGTGCCCGCTATCTGGAACGTCCGGCAGAGGATGAACTGCAGCAACTTCTCAAAGAGTAA
- the glyA gene encoding serine hydroxymethyltransferase gives MYSIDDVAKTDKDIADLIEAELARQNSHIELIASENWVSKAVMAAMGSPLTNKYAEGYPGKRFYGGCSCVDEVEALAIERAKELFGCEYANVQPHSGAQANMAVFFAMLQPGDTVMGMNLDHGGHLTHGSPANMSGTYFKPVYYGVNDDGVIDYEEVRRIAIENKPKLIVAGASAYARVIDFKKFREIADEVGAYLMVDMAHIAGLVAGGQHPSPIPYADVVTTTTHKTLRGPRGGLILSSAENAKKFNFNKAVFPGIQGGPLMHVIAAKAVCFKEALQPEFKDYAKMIVENAQALCKGLQKRGIDIVSGGTDNHLMLVDLRSLGVTGKQMENLLDEVNITCNKNAIPNDPQSPFVTSGVRLGTAAVTSRGMKPEDMDKIAEAIAMTLKEEGSQEKAKAIVKELTDKYPLVG, from the coding sequence ATGTATTCAATCGACGACGTAGCAAAGACAGACAAGGATATCGCAGATCTGATCGAGGCGGAGCTTGCACGCCAGAATTCCCATATTGAGCTGATCGCTTCAGAGAACTGGGTAAGTAAAGCAGTTATGGCAGCAATGGGAAGCCCTCTTACTAATAAATATGCGGAAGGATATCCGGGGAAGAGATTTTACGGCGGATGTTCCTGCGTGGATGAGGTGGAAGCTCTTGCAATCGAACGTGCGAAAGAATTATTCGGATGTGAATATGCAAATGTACAGCCGCACTCCGGAGCACAGGCAAACATGGCAGTCTTTTTTGCAATGCTGCAGCCGGGAGATACTGTAATGGGTATGAATCTGGATCATGGTGGACATCTGACACATGGAAGTCCTGCAAATATGTCCGGAACCTACTTTAAGCCGGTATATTATGGAGTCAATGATGACGGTGTGATCGATTATGAAGAAGTCAGAAGAATCGCCATTGAGAATAAACCAAAGCTGATCGTAGCAGGTGCAAGTGCCTATGCCAGAGTTATTGATTTTAAGAAATTCCGTGAGATCGCAGATGAAGTTGGGGCTTATCTGATGGTGGATATGGCGCATATCGCCGGTCTGGTAGCAGGAGGACAGCATCCAAGCCCGATTCCTTATGCAGACGTTGTGACTACAACCACACACAAAACTCTGCGTGGACCAAGAGGCGGCCTGATCTTAAGCAGCGCAGAGAATGCAAAGAAATTTAACTTTAATAAAGCAGTATTTCCGGGAATCCAGGGTGGTCCTCTGATGCACGTGATCGCTGCCAAGGCAGTATGTTTCAAAGAAGCGCTTCAGCCGGAATTTAAGGACTATGCAAAGATGATCGTTGAGAATGCGCAGGCACTTTGCAAAGGGCTTCAGAAGAGAGGAATTGATATTGTTTCCGGTGGGACAGACAATCATCTGATGCTTGTAGATCTCAGAAGTCTGGGCGTTACAGGCAAGCAGATGGAGAATCTTCTTGATGAAGTAAACATTACCTGCAATAAGAATGCAATTCCAAATGATCCCCAGTCTCCATTTGTTACAAGCGGTGTACGTCTCGGAACAGCAGCAGTTACTTCACGAGGCATGAAACCGGAAGATATGGACAAGATTGCAGAAGCAATTGCTATGACCTTAAAAGAAGAAGGCAGCCAGGAAAAGGCAAAGGCAATCGTCAAAGAACTTACAGACAAATATCCTCTGGTTGGATAA
- a CDS encoding oleate hydratase, with product MSKNKGLGLISALAVGAGVAAVAVGKKYKTAETKKKEDYDALHNTSEYRNTERGKYEKNSKGIYYTNGNYEAFARPRKPEGVDDKHAYIVGSGLASLAAACFLVRDGQMPGKNIHILEAMDIAGGACDGIFDPSRGYVMRGGREMENHFECLWDLFRSIPSIETPGISVLDEYYWLNKEDPNYSLCRATKERGKDAHTDGKFNLSQKGCMEIMKLFMTKDEDLYDKTIEDVFDDEVFDSTFWLYWRTMFAFENWHSALEMKLYFQRFIHHISGLPDFSALKFTKYNQYESLILPMQKYLEEAGVEFQFNTEVTNVLFEFEGNKKIAKAIECKVNGVEKGIVLTENDFVFVTNGSCTEGTIYGDQNHAPNGDAEVRTSGCWSLWKNIAKQDPSFGHPEKFCSDIAKTNWESATVTTLDDKIIPYITDICKRDPRTGKVVTGGIVSCQDSSWLLSWTINRQGQFKDQDKDKVCVWVYGLFTDVPGDYIKKPMKECTGKEITEEWLYHLGVPVDQIEDMAENSAVCVPTMMPYITAFFMPRTKGDRPDVIPDGCVNFAFLGQFADTPRDTVFTTEYSVRTAMEAVYGLLGVDRGVPEVWGSVYDIRELLDSSVKLMDGKSPLEIELPGPLDMLKKPLLKAVKGTVIEKVLRDHDVIKDYMM from the coding sequence ATGAGTAAAAATAAAGGTTTAGGACTTATATCCGCATTGGCAGTTGGAGCAGGCGTGGCAGCAGTGGCAGTAGGAAAGAAGTATAAAACAGCTGAGACAAAGAAAAAAGAAGATTATGACGCACTTCATAATACAAGTGAATATCGCAATACAGAACGTGGAAAATATGAGAAAAACAGTAAGGGAATTTATTATACAAACGGTAACTATGAAGCATTTGCACGTCCAAGAAAGCCGGAAGGCGTAGATGATAAACATGCTTATATCGTAGGAAGCGGACTGGCTTCTCTTGCAGCAGCCTGTTTCCTTGTACGTGACGGACAGATGCCCGGAAAGAATATCCACATTCTGGAAGCAATGGATATTGCAGGCGGAGCATGTGACGGTATCTTTGATCCGAGCCGCGGATATGTGATGCGTGGGGGACGTGAGATGGAAAACCATTTCGAGTGCTTATGGGATCTTTTCAGAAGTATTCCATCCATTGAAACACCTGGTATATCTGTACTTGATGAATATTACTGGCTGAATAAGGAAGACCCCAACTATTCTCTCTGTCGTGCAACAAAAGAGAGAGGCAAGGATGCTCATACAGACGGTAAATTCAATCTGAGCCAGAAGGGCTGCATGGAGATCATGAAGCTGTTCATGACAAAGGATGAAGATCTTTATGACAAGACAATTGAAGATGTATTTGACGATGAAGTATTTGATTCCACATTCTGGTTATACTGGAGAACCATGTTCGCATTTGAGAACTGGCACAGTGCACTGGAAATGAAACTGTACTTCCAGAGATTTATCCATCACATTTCCGGACTTCCGGATTTCAGTGCCCTGAAATTCACAAAATATAATCAGTACGAATCCCTGATCCTGCCAATGCAGAAATATCTGGAAGAAGCAGGTGTTGAATTCCAGTTCAATACAGAGGTTACAAACGTACTTTTTGAGTTTGAAGGCAATAAGAAGATTGCAAAAGCAATCGAGTGTAAGGTGAATGGCGTAGAAAAGGGAATTGTTCTTACAGAAAACGACTTTGTATTTGTGACAAACGGAAGCTGTACAGAGGGAACCATCTATGGCGATCAGAATCATGCACCGAACGGAGATGCAGAAGTTCGTACAAGTGGATGCTGGAGTCTCTGGAAAAATATCGCAAAACAGGATCCGTCCTTCGGACATCCTGAGAAATTCTGTTCTGATATTGCTAAGACAAATTGGGAGTCAGCAACAGTGACTACTCTGGATGATAAGATCATTCCTTATATTACAGATATCTGCAAACGTGATCCGAGAACAGGCAAGGTTGTTACAGGCGGTATTGTAAGCTGTCAGGATTCCAGCTGGTTATTAAGCTGGACGATCAATAGACAGGGACAGTTCAAGGATCAGGACAAAGACAAGGTTTGTGTATGGGTATATGGTCTGTTTACAGATGTACCTGGTGATTATATCAAGAAGCCTATGAAGGAGTGTACAGGTAAGGAAATCACAGAAGAGTGGCTCTATCATCTTGGCGTTCCGGTTGACCAGATTGAAGACATGGCTGAGAACAGTGCAGTTTGTGTACCGACCATGATGCCTTATATTACAGCATTCTTTATGCCGAGAACAAAGGGTGACAGACCTGATGTTATTCCGGATGGCTGTGTAAACTTCGCATTCCTCGGACAGTTTGCCGATACACCAAGAGATACTGTATTTACTACTGAATATTCCGTAAGAACTGCTATGGAGGCTGTGTATGGACTTCTGGGTGTTGACAGAGGTGTGCCGGAAGTATGGGGCAGTGTTTATGATATCAGAGAATTACTGGATAGCAGTGTGAAGCTGATGGATGGAAAATCTCCACTGGAGATCGAACTTCCGGGACCACTGGATATGCTGAAGAAACCGCTTCTGAAAGCTGTTAAGGGAACTGTGATCGAGAAAGTACTCAGAGATCATGATGTGATCAAAGATTATATGATGTAA
- a CDS encoding B12-binding domain-containing radical SAM protein — MKILLAACNAKYIHSNLAVYDLQAYASDYADHIVLKEYTINQQKDDIMRDIYLEHPDVVCVSCYIWNLSFVKELMADLIKILPGADFWAGGPEVSYDAEKFLTENSEFKGVMVGEGEETFKELAGYYVEKNPQNLKDMTGICYRDGDQIIHNGWRQIMDLSSIPFIYKDLSEFKNRIIYYESSRGCPFSCSYCLSSIDKKLRFRDTETVKKELQFFIDNKVPQVKFVDRTFNCKHDHAMAIWKYINEHDNGVTNFHFEISADLLREEELQEMSTMRPGLIQLEIGVQSTNPDTIKAIHRTMDFEKLKGIVDRIHSFGNIHQHLDLIAGLPYEDYDSFRNSFNDVYALKPQQLQLGFLKVLKGSHMMEMCREYGIVYKTQEPYEVLSTKWLDYDHVLKLKTVENMVEVYYNSGQFQNTLEYLENFFPDAFSIYERLGSFYMEKGYGDVSHTRMRRYEILLEFLEDMPEISVDQVKDQMVYDLYLRENLKSRPGFARDQKPFERQIWDFRKREKVAKNAHVEVFADGKVLLFDYADRDPLTNNAHVTDVTKDVFENLNRD, encoded by the coding sequence ATGAAGATTTTATTAGCGGCATGCAATGCAAAATATATTCATTCCAATCTTGCTGTTTATGATCTGCAGGCATATGCATCCGATTACGCAGATCATATTGTATTAAAGGAATATACCATCAACCAGCAGAAAGATGATATCATGCGTGATATTTATCTGGAGCATCCTGATGTGGTATGTGTGTCCTGTTATATCTGGAACCTTTCTTTTGTAAAAGAACTGATGGCAGATCTGATAAAGATTCTTCCGGGCGCCGACTTCTGGGCCGGCGGTCCGGAAGTTTCTTATGATGCGGAGAAATTCCTGACAGAAAACTCAGAATTTAAAGGTGTTATGGTCGGGGAAGGTGAAGAAACATTTAAAGAACTTGCCGGATATTATGTGGAAAAAAATCCGCAGAACCTGAAAGATATGACAGGAATCTGTTACAGAGACGGAGATCAGATCATACATAATGGATGGCGCCAGATCATGGACTTAAGCAGTATTCCGTTCATTTACAAAGATCTGTCTGAGTTTAAGAACAGGATCATTTATTATGAAAGCAGCAGAGGATGTCCTTTCTCCTGCAGTTACTGTCTTTCTTCCATTGATAAGAAACTGCGTTTCAGAGATACAGAGACCGTAAAGAAAGAGCTGCAGTTTTTTATAGACAATAAGGTTCCGCAGGTAAAGTTTGTAGACCGTACCTTTAACTGTAAACATGACCATGCAATGGCAATCTGGAAGTATATTAATGAACACGATAACGGTGTAACAAACTTTCATTTCGAGATTTCGGCAGATCTGTTAAGAGAAGAGGAACTGCAGGAAATGTCCACTATGCGTCCGGGCCTGATTCAGTTGGAGATCGGAGTACAGTCAACAAATCCGGATACGATTAAGGCAATTCACAGAACTATGGATTTTGAAAAACTGAAAGGAATTGTTGACAGAATCCACAGCTTTGGAAATATCCATCAGCATCTGGACCTGATCGCAGGACTTCCCTATGAAGATTACGACAGCTTCCGGAATTCCTTTAATGATGTCTATGCGCTGAAACCACAGCAGCTTCAGCTGGGCTTTTTGAAGGTGTTAAAGGGTTCCCATATGATGGAGATGTGCAGGGAATATGGTATTGTATACAAAACACAGGAGCCTTATGAGGTACTTTCCACGAAGTGGCTGGATTATGACCACGTTTTGAAGCTGAAAACTGTGGAAAATATGGTGGAAGTGTATTATAATAGTGGACAATTCCAGAATACACTTGAATATCTGGAAAATTTTTTCCCGGATGCTTTCTCAATTTACGAGAGACTGGGCAGTTTTTACATGGAAAAAGGCTATGGTGATGTTTCTCATACAAGAATGCGAAGATATGAGATTCTGCTGGAATTTCTGGAGGATATGCCGGAGATTTCCGTGGATCAGGTAAAAGACCAGATGGTATATGATCTCTATCTGAGAGAGAACCTGAAAAGCCGTCCCGGCTTTGCCAGAGACCAGAAGCCTTTTGAGAGACAGATATGGGACTTCAGAAAACGGGAAAAGGTGGCAAAGAATGCACATGTGGAAGTATTTGCAGATGGAAAAGTACTGCTGTTTGACTATGCAGACCGTGATCCGCTGACTAACAACGCTCATGTGACAGATGTGACGAAAGATGTGTTTGAGAACCTGAACAGAGATTAA
- the trxA gene encoding thioredoxin: MAKEITTANFETEVLKSEKPVLIDFWATWCGPCMRQGPVVEELAEEGYAVGKVDVDQNMALAQQFRVVSIPTLILFKDGAEVKRFVGLTSKEELKSALEG; encoded by the coding sequence ATGGCAAAAGAGATTACAACAGCAAATTTTGAAACAGAAGTATTAAAATCTGAGAAACCGGTTCTTATAGATTTCTGGGCAACATGGTGTGGACCATGTATGCGTCAGGGTCCGGTTGTAGAAGAACTGGCAGAAGAGGGATACGCAGTAGGAAAAGTAGACGTAGATCAGAATATGGCACTTGCACAGCAGTTTCGTGTAGTCAGCATTCCGACACTGATCCTGTTTAAAGACGGTGCGGAAGTGAAACGCTTCGTAGGTCTTACTTCCAAAGAAGAGCTGAAGAGTGCACTGGAAGGCTAA